A genomic region of Methanothermobacter sp. CaT2 contains the following coding sequences:
- a CDS encoding methylated-DNA--[protein]-cysteine S-methyltransferase encodes MHPLIDIGVVWGDDGVTAIILLEGVKKYSNDSSPPMAIKKLLDSIRMFLDGCEVDFDLSVLDFGGCTEYQRRVLDVVSSIPRGSTLTYSEVAARAGGSPRSAAGALSRNPFPLVIPCHRVIRSDGNAGGYQGGVKLKKRLLEMEGVSLEGQ; translated from the coding sequence ATGCATCCTCTGATAGATATCGGTGTTGTATGGGGCGATGATGGTGTAACTGCCATAATCCTTCTTGAGGGGGTTAAGAAGTATTCAAATGACTCTTCTCCTCCCATGGCCATTAAGAAACTCCTGGATTCAATTAGAATGTTCCTGGATGGATGTGAAGTTGACTTTGATTTATCAGTCCTTGATTTTGGGGGCTGCACAGAATATCAGCGGAGGGTCCTTGATGTGGTCTCCTCAATTCCCAGGGGCTCGACCCTCACCTACTCTGAGGTCGCAGCAAGGGCAGGTGGGAGTCCACGCAGCGCTGCCGGTGCACTTTCAAGAAACCCATTCCCGCTTGTAATACCATGTCACCGTGTCATAAGAAGCGATGGGAATGCCGGAGGTTATCAGGGAGGTGTTAAACTCAAAAAGAGGCTTCTTGAGATGGAAGGAGTTTCTTTAGAGGGCCAGTAG
- a CDS encoding magnesium transporter, with protein sequence MEFRITERVPTASPGMSSQDALEMIRRKMGEYDTIDYVYILDSDTLAGVVSIREILSHDEILGDFMHRDIICFTPEDDPFDIPYLALSHGIKAIPVVDSGGRFRGVVPYDEIIRILKVEADRNMLHFGGVFHRVVDEKRSPGSMVKSRVPWLIIGVVGGTVTASMIGRFEDLLSGFIALASFIPVMVYMSDAVGTQSEALIIREIAVDPSMNHLKYIKGEFLVAAAIGALSSAFAGLMAGVTRMNPLLGLIVFVSMFFSIIAAVLISTVSPLLFRRMGYDPAVATGPLATILSDFTTTLIYLSVASSLL encoded by the coding sequence ATGGAGTTCCGGATAACAGAGCGAGTACCGACTGCATCGCCTGGAATGTCCAGCCAGGATGCCCTCGAGATGATAAGAAGGAAGATGGGCGAATATGACACCATAGACTACGTTTACATCCTTGACAGTGATACTCTGGCCGGTGTCGTATCAATCCGTGAGATCCTATCCCACGATGAAATCCTCGGGGACTTCATGCACCGCGACATAATATGCTTCACCCCCGAAGATGACCCATTTGATATACCCTACCTGGCACTTTCACATGGAATTAAGGCCATTCCGGTTGTTGACAGTGGGGGCAGATTCCGGGGTGTTGTGCCCTATGATGAAATCATAAGGATACTGAAGGTTGAGGCTGACAGGAACATGCTGCACTTTGGTGGTGTCTTCCACCGCGTGGTTGATGAGAAGAGGAGCCCCGGGTCCATGGTGAAGTCAAGGGTTCCCTGGCTCATCATAGGAGTGGTGGGTGGTACCGTTACCGCCTCAATGATAGGCAGATTTGAGGACCTGCTCTCAGGGTTCATAGCCCTGGCATCATTCATACCCGTGATGGTCTACATGAGCGACGCCGTGGGGACCCAGTCAGAGGCCCTCATAATAAGGGAGATAGCCGTTGATCCATCAATGAATCACCTCAAGTACATAAAGGGAGAGTTCCTGGTCGCAGCTGCAATAGGCGCCCTATCCTCTGCCTTCGCCGGGCTGATGGCAGGGGTCACCCGCATGAACCCTTTACTTGGACTGATAGTCTTCGTATCCATGTTCTTCAGTATAATAGCAGCGGTTTTAATATCCACGGTCTCACCCCTCCTATTCAGGAGGATGGGCTATGACCCTGCGGTTGCAACCGGACCCCTGGCAACCATACTCAGTGACTTCACAACCACACTGATATACCTTAGTGTCGCCTCATCACTCCTTTGA
- a CDS encoding YifB family Mg chelatase-like AAA ATPase has translation MDYYHDEKMQELFELLKQPKTLDEIDLSANFIKNLLLKIIATYGSIQVNRIHEITGLHVDILEACLKDMEKDELCAPTGGGFLFPSVTYTIKKQGQKQAEKLMRENPYIGMAPVSYNSYFEIMGRQLEGRFPIKIPQEVIDKAFRDVVGNESAKRTLIEGAIGGKGLFIYGPPGTGKTFITSRMSDLLPPVVIPRYVEFSEQVIQFYDPDFHRMCPEQPEDPRWVKIYAPFVFTGSELTSDKLESRYDPNKGVYETSPIIKANGGVLLIDDLGRQKEDHNALLNRLIVPLENKKDMIYVKGSPIVVHTHFIPAFSTNLDITIMDEAHLRRAPLHVQLEKPTVDEIVEVFRRNLESMGEEYDPEVLERFAQVYRPIGEGGEGMQPTFAHARDLAQIAQAVRIRKGEERITVQTMEEALQQHVLIALQRKLTPMLFERIIRKKT, from the coding sequence ATGGATTACTACCATGACGAGAAGATGCAGGAACTCTTTGAGCTGCTCAAACAGCCAAAGACACTTGATGAGATAGACCTATCAGCAAACTTCATAAAAAATCTGCTTCTGAAGATCATAGCAACCTATGGGAGCATACAGGTCAACAGGATCCATGAGATAACAGGGCTCCATGTCGACATACTGGAGGCCTGCCTCAAGGATATGGAAAAGGATGAACTCTGCGCCCCAACAGGTGGAGGCTTCCTCTTCCCCAGCGTAACCTACACAATCAAGAAACAGGGCCAGAAACAGGCCGAAAAACTCATGAGGGAGAACCCCTACATCGGCATGGCCCCGGTGAGCTATAACTCCTACTTTGAGATCATGGGGCGACAGCTTGAGGGCAGGTTCCCCATAAAGATCCCCCAGGAGGTTATAGATAAGGCATTCAGGGATGTGGTCGGCAATGAGAGTGCAAAGAGGACCCTCATAGAGGGCGCCATAGGAGGCAAGGGGCTCTTCATCTATGGACCCCCGGGTACAGGTAAGACCTTCATAACAAGCAGGATGTCGGATCTCCTGCCACCGGTGGTCATACCCAGATATGTTGAGTTCAGTGAGCAGGTCATACAGTTCTATGACCCCGACTTCCACAGGATGTGCCCTGAACAGCCAGAGGACCCGCGATGGGTTAAGATATACGCACCATTCGTATTCACAGGTTCCGAACTCACCAGCGATAAACTTGAGAGCAGATACGACCCCAACAAGGGAGTCTACGAAACATCACCAATAATAAAGGCCAACGGAGGAGTGCTCCTCATCGACGACCTTGGGAGACAGAAGGAGGACCATAACGCCCTCCTCAACCGCCTGATAGTCCCCCTTGAGAACAAGAAGGACATGATCTACGTTAAGGGGTCACCCATCGTAGTCCACACCCACTTCATACCCGCATTCTCAACCAACCTTGACATAACCATAATGGATGAGGCCCACCTGAGGAGGGCGCCCCTCCATGTGCAGCTTGAAAAGCCAACAGTGGATGAGATCGTTGAGGTTTTCAGGCGCAACCTAGAATCAATGGGTGAGGAATACGACCCTGAGGTACTTGAAAGGTTTGCACAGGTATACAGACCCATAGGTGAGGGGGGAGAGGGTATGCAGCCAACCTTCGCCCATGCAAGGGACCTCGCCCAGATAGCCCAGGCAGTGAGGATAAGGAAGGGCGAGGAGAGGATAACCGTCCAGACCATGGAGGAGGCACTGCAGCAGCATGTGCTGATAGCCCTCCAGAGGAAACTGACTCCCATGCTATTTGAGCGTATAATAAGGAAGAAGACATGA
- a CDS encoding histidine kinase dimerization/phosphoacceptor domain -containing protein — protein sequence MDRNLKIFITVMLILSVISQFLPFKRDAVSLINVITNLAAFMGLSYACIYSRKVYPHLYLTLLLLSAAQFFSFLGDFTWFILESILSLNPFPSVADLFYLLYYPIFAAGIFTIPIKRYSDLRSIIDLLIILVASASAAWVFLLEPTVFAGGDFTEVLVSTLYVLGDLLIVFMIMDLIINKLGHLRSRTLHVFLASIIILLAADISFTYQNLTGIYAGGTPQDLLWAFSYILLLIAVNEFFKEDWSKPLYVEKKVTAVTYTPYIFIILFYLLTAYSVIKGGAEKSTVLLVSLGFIIVLFILRQHLSMKENMALLNDVENERRRAENYLEVAGSLIMVLDEKTRVKLINRRGLEILECDAGEVAGKNWFMTFVPPEDRGWREKLYTEKISSGSKGYHLTGEILTCKGDRKTVTWHVVFLREDGEFRGSIISGDDITELQRATRALEMSEMRYREIFELAPSPIISVGDDLIIRDCNRRAESVLGYQRGELIGRNLMDLIHPEDAGEDFEGERRLLRSNGDVIYADIGVARVGDERIIIIEDQTEIRRSLQEKELLLREIHHRVKNNLQIISSLLSIQERQLESEELSDVLRESRERIRSIALVHEHLYRSTNLRTIRIRNYLNNILSKLSQGQTHGKDVRISSSIEDLEFNLETSLPIGLMVNELVSNSLKHSGADNITVELRSLNGTLELTVKDDGIGLESPEVLEKSGSMGWYLIRALTDQLDGELKIETEDGLSVSLRFRELGYRERY from the coding sequence ATGGATAGGAACCTCAAGATATTCATAACGGTGATGTTAATTCTTTCAGTCATATCCCAGTTCCTGCCCTTTAAAAGGGATGCTGTCTCACTTATAAACGTCATAACAAACCTTGCAGCCTTCATGGGACTTTCATATGCCTGCATATACTCCAGGAAGGTTTACCCGCACCTTTACCTCACGTTGCTCCTTCTATCCGCTGCCCAGTTCTTTTCATTCCTCGGAGACTTCACCTGGTTCATACTTGAGAGTATACTGTCCCTGAATCCCTTCCCATCAGTTGCAGACCTGTTCTACCTCCTCTATTACCCCATCTTCGCAGCCGGCATATTCACAATACCCATCAAAAGATACTCTGACCTTAGATCAATCATAGACCTGCTGATAATCCTCGTGGCCTCTGCATCTGCCGCCTGGGTCTTCCTCCTTGAGCCCACAGTTTTTGCAGGAGGAGATTTCACAGAGGTCCTGGTATCAACACTGTATGTCCTGGGCGATCTCCTCATAGTCTTCATGATAATGGACCTCATAATAAACAAGCTGGGGCACCTCAGATCAAGGACCCTCCACGTGTTCCTTGCAAGCATAATCATCCTCCTTGCAGCAGATATATCCTTCACATACCAGAACCTTACAGGAATTTATGCTGGAGGAACACCCCAGGACCTCCTCTGGGCATTCAGTTACATTCTCCTCCTCATTGCAGTGAATGAATTCTTTAAGGAGGACTGGTCAAAGCCCTTATATGTTGAAAAAAAGGTCACAGCTGTCACATACACCCCCTATATCTTTATAATACTGTTCTATCTCTTAACGGCCTACAGCGTGATTAAGGGTGGTGCTGAAAAATCCACCGTGCTCTTAGTGTCCCTTGGATTCATAATAGTCCTCTTCATTCTGAGGCAGCACCTTTCCATGAAGGAAAACATGGCCCTCCTCAATGATGTTGAGAATGAAAGGAGGAGGGCTGAAAATTACCTGGAGGTGGCGGGGTCCCTCATAATGGTCCTCGATGAGAAAACCCGTGTGAAGCTCATAAACAGGAGGGGCCTTGAAATCCTTGAGTGTGACGCAGGGGAAGTCGCAGGGAAAAACTGGTTCATGACCTTCGTACCCCCTGAAGACAGGGGGTGGCGGGAAAAGCTATACACCGAAAAGATCAGCTCCGGGAGTAAGGGTTATCATCTGACCGGTGAGATACTCACATGTAAGGGCGACAGGAAAACCGTCACATGGCACGTTGTATTCCTCAGGGAGGATGGTGAATTCAGGGGCAGCATAATCTCAGGGGATGACATCACAGAACTCCAGAGAGCCACAAGGGCCCTCGAGATGAGTGAGATGAGGTACAGGGAGATATTTGAACTCGCCCCTAGCCCGATAATATCGGTTGGTGATGACCTGATCATAAGGGACTGTAACAGGAGGGCTGAATCCGTTCTGGGCTACCAGAGAGGGGAGCTGATTGGAAGGAACCTGATGGACCTCATACACCCCGAGGATGCAGGAGAGGACTTTGAAGGGGAAAGAAGGCTCCTGAGATCAAATGGAGATGTCATATACGCCGATATAGGGGTCGCCCGGGTTGGGGATGAACGTATAATCATAATCGAGGACCAGACAGAGATACGCAGGTCCCTCCAGGAGAAGGAACTCCTCCTGAGGGAGATACACCACCGGGTCAAGAACAACCTCCAGATAATATCAAGCCTGCTGAGCATACAGGAGCGTCAGCTGGAGTCAGAGGAACTTTCAGATGTCCTGAGAGAGAGCCGTGAGCGTATAAGGTCCATAGCCCTTGTCCATGAGCACCTCTACAGATCAACAAACCTCAGAACAATAAGGATCAGGAATTACCTCAACAACATCCTCTCAAAGCTGAGCCAGGGACAGACCCATGGGAAGGATGTGAGGATCAGCTCCAGCATAGAGGACCTTGAATTCAACCTTGAGACCAGTCTCCCCATTGGTCTCATGGTCAACGAACTTGTGAGTAACTCCCTCAAGCACTCAGGGGCAGATAACATAACCGTTGAGCTCAGATCCCTCAACGGGACCCTTGAACTTACCGTGAAGGATGATGGGATAGGCCTTGAATCACCGGAGGTCCTGGAGAAATCCGGAAGCATGGGCTGGTACCTTATACGGGCCCTGACAGACCAGCTTGATGGTGAACTGAAAATAGAAACAGAGGATGGTCTATCTGTAAGTTTAAGGTTCAGGGAACTTGGATACAGAGAAAGGTACTGA